The Pantoea trifolii nucleotide sequence TTCACTGCAGGAGAAACCTGCGGCGCTTTGAGCGTCACCAGTAATAGCTGGCTTTCGGCGAGGAACAGCGGATCGTTGGCGATAAAGGTGTGATTGCTCACCTGGCCTTGCGGATCGACCACGTTGGCGGAGCAATACGGCTGCGGCACACGTAACCAACCCTGCACCTCATGTCCCTGACGGGCGAGAGCGGCGAGCCAAATTTGACCTAAGGCGCCACACCCCAACACGGTAATTTTCATTTTGCCTCCCGTGGGCGGGTTCCGGTTTTCACGTTACGAGTCAGTATAGCTTTCCATGTATCGTGTTTTATTAGCGCCACAAGACGCGTATTATGCATGTCACTTTAGTATCAGGAGAAGAAAAGATGCCATCTTTCGATATCGTTTCCGAAGTCGAATTGTCGGAAGTGCGAAATGCCGTGGAGAATGCGAGCCGCGAGATCTCAACCCGTTTCGATTTCCGTAACGTGAGCGCAACCATTGAGCTCAACGAAAAGAATGAGACCATCAAACTCAGCAGCGAATCTGATTTTCAGGTAAAGCAGCTGGTGGATATTCTGCGCGAAAAGCTGCTGAAGCGTGGCATTGAAGGCGCGGCGATTGAAGTGCCAGAAGAGATCGTGCACAGCGGTAAAAGCTGGTCGGTGGAAGCCAAGCTGAAGAAAGGTATCGAAAGCGATATCGCGAAAAAGCTGGTGAAGCTGATTAAAGACAGCAAGCTGAAAGTGCAGACGCAGATTCAGGGTGAAGAACTGCGCGTAACCGGTAAGTCACGCGACGATCTGCAAGGTGCGATGGCGCTGGTGCGCGGTGGCAACCTCGGTCAGCCTTTCCAGTTCAAAAACTTCCGCGACTAATCGCGTTTGTCGCGCGCCGCACGACGATAGAGCGTGCTGCGTGCGACGCCTAAGGCTTCCGCCGTTTTACTGATATTGCCATTAAAGCGCTGCAGCGTTTCGCTGATCAACCGTTCATCATGACTCTGCCGATCGGGCTGTGGCGGCAACGCCGCGCGACGATACTCGGCCGGCAAATGCACCTCAGTGACTTCCTCACCTTCATCCGCCAGCGCCAGCAGCACGCGTAACAAGCTACGCAATTGCCGCACGTTGCCCGGCCACGGCAGCTGTGCCAGTGCTGTTAATAAAGCAGGTGAAAGCTGAATATCACGATCCGCGCCGCCCAGCTCCAGCCATAAACGGCTGATAAAACCTTCTACGTCCGGCCAGTCGCGCAGCGGCGGAATGGTCATTGAGAATTCCTGCAGGCGA carries:
- a CDS encoding YajQ family cyclic di-GMP-binding protein translates to MPSFDIVSEVELSEVRNAVENASREISTRFDFRNVSATIELNEKNETIKLSSESDFQVKQLVDILREKLLKRGIEGAAIEVPEEIVHSGKSWSVEAKLKKGIESDIAKKLVKLIKDSKLKVQTQIQGEELRVTGKSRDDLQGAMALVRGGNLGQPFQFKNFRD